In Pantoea agglomerans, the genomic stretch GAAGAAACTTGGGGTTGATAAATCCCAGGTGAGCCGCTGGCAAAGCCGCGGCGGTCTGGTCGAGAAGGCCAGCTGCTTACTTGCGGCCATAGGCTATGAGCAGCCGGCCGGAATGGTGATCTTCAAAGGGGATGAGACTGGCCAGCTGGCGCAATGCCTGATTGGCATGCTGGACCATCTCCGCACACAGGGCGGGGAAGCGGGTGAATGAAAGATTCGTTCAGACCAGTAAAAAATACCGCGATCGTCGCGGCATCGTTGTTCACGTCCTCGGTTACGACAGACAGGAACGGCGTGTGCTGTTCAGGCGCCCGGATTATCCGCACGAGTGCTGCGTACCGAAGTGGTATTTCGAGAGGTATTTCAGGGAGTTTGAAGGGGAAGGCTGAACAGCGCGAACTGATCAGCCTGATACAGCGTTGCTTTGGGAAAGCGAGGTCAATTATGCGACAGAAACGCCGTAAACCGCAAGCAGAAACCACTGTACATAAAGACATGGCGCGCAATGAGCTTGTGCGCCATTACGCGCCCGGCGTCGGGCCGCGCCTTCGTGATGCACTTGAGCATGCTAAGCAGCTGCGGCGCGAGGGTGATGGCCATGAGTAATACCGCCGAGATCATAAATTTCAACGCTCACAAAGAGCGTGAGGAGCAGCGCGTGGCCGATACCGATGATGGGTATTCCAGACTGGCCAACATGCTGCTGGAAGAATATGCCGGTGCCGATTTAACGAAGCGCCAGTTTAAAGTGCTGCTGGCTGTTCTGCGGCTCACCTATGGATGGAATAAAAAAATGGACCGCATCAGCGATTCGCAAATCGCCAGCATCGCCAAGCTCCCCGTTAAGCGCTGCAACGAAGCCAAGCTGCAACTGGTTTCAATGAACATTCTGATCCAGCAGGGTCGCCAGTTTGGGCCCAATAAAAACGTCTCTGAATGGCGTATCCCTCAAAATGAGGGAGAATCCCCCAAATCAGGGGATAAAAAATCCCTCAATTTAGGGGAGCGTTATCCCTCAAAACAGGGGGACACCAAAGACATTATTCCAAAGACAGTAAATACAGATCCCCCTAAATCCCCCAGGGGGGAGTTTTCGGAAGAAGTTTTATCACAGGCAAAACAGGTCCTGGAGTATTACAACCAGGTCACAGGCTCTGCCTGCCGCTCTGCAGAAGCCTTTGCCGTTTTACTCACAGAACGCGCTGCACGTGATGCCTACACCGTCGCGGACCTGCAGCTGGTGATCCGCTGGGTAGCCCAGACGTGGAAGCGCCGCAACGGTACCGTGGCCAAGCCGGCTAACATCTGCCGGGTGAACCGCTTCGATGGTTACCTGGCCGACGCGACTGTCTGGAGCCAGAACGCCGTTGATATCGACTGCGCTGCCGTGGTCGATGCCTGGAATGAAATCACCGCAGGCCGGCTGGCCGCTGCTGAACTTGACCGCGATCGTGAAAACGCCATCCGCGCGCTGGTGGGGCACATGACGAAAAAGGACGTTGAGGCGTTCCGCAAATATTTCAGCGCGTTCATGGCTGATGCGCGTGATTTCCACTTCGGCGGCCCAGATGGTACCGGCTGGCGCGCCAGCTTCGATTACCTGATGCAGCCAAGAACACTGCGCGCGGTACGGGAGGGCACACTGTGATTGATTTGTATGTCGAAGCCAGCGTGTGTGGCGCGTTGCTGATTGGCGGCCTGACTCCTGATGCACAGGACGTACTCAGCACCGTTCATCCTGAGGCGTTTTCGCACCCGTTTTATCAGCGGCTTTACCGGGAGATTCGACGTCATGCGAGCCATCACAAGATGATCGACTCGCTCCTGGTGGCTGAATCCATGGGTGATGAGCCTGGAACGTTTGCTGATGTGATGGAGGCCGCCAAATCAACGCCGACGGCGCGCAACATCAAGGGTTACGCTAAAAAACTCAATGAAATGTACTGCATCCGCAGTTTTACGCGGCTGATGGAAGAGAACTACGACAGCATTACCCGGGCAGTAAACAGCGAGCGCGCGCTGGAAAGCATCCAGGAGTTTACGAGGCAGTTGTCCGTGATCAACCGACCGGCCGATGAAGTTGTACCGCAGCAGATCGGCGAGCTGCTCGATGGTTATATGGACGTTCTCGAAAAGCGCGTCAGTGACGGGGATGAATCCTACACAGTGAAAACCGGCATTGAACCTCTCGATAACATTACCGGTGGCCTGAATGATACCGACCTGATCATCATCGCGGCGCGGCCGGGTATGGGGAAAACCGAGCTGGCACTGAAGATTTCCGAAGCGGTGGCAAATCGTACTGTGACACTCGGTAGCGAGCAGCTTAAGCGCGGCGTGCTGATCTTCAGCATGGAAATGCAGGGGCAGCAGATTGTCGAGCGCCAGCTGGCCAACGCCTCCAGTGTATCCGTTTCGATGCTCCGCAAAGCGAACCATCTCAACGACGAGGACTGGGGCCGGATCTCCATGGGCATTCAGCGCCTGGCAAACCTTGATGTGTGGGTAGTGGATGCGACAAACCTCACCATCGAACAGATCCGCGCCGTGGCCACGCGCCATAAAAACCGCTATCCCGGCACATCTCTCATCATGGCTGACTATCTGCAGCTCATCGAAAAGCCCATCGCCGAGCGTAACGATCTGGCCGTTGGCGCAGTTTCGCGCGGTCTGAAGGTGATGGCGATGGAGCTGAAAACGCCTGTTGTCTGTCTGAGCCAGCTGTCGCGCGACGTAGAGAAGAGGCCGAATAAGCGCCCGGTGAATGCGGATCTGCGCGACAGCGGAAGCATCGAGCAGGACGCAGACGGCATCTGGTTCATCTATCGCGACGGTGTTTACAACCCTGACAGCCCGGCATCAGACATCGCGGAGATCATCGTCGGTAAAAACCGCCATGGGCCGCAGGGTGTTGCGTTCCAGAAATTTTACAACGGCCATTTCCAGGACATCGACCAGATGGAAGCCGCTCAGCTTGCACACGAACGCCCGGCACGCGGCGAGGCCACTATGAGGAGAGACTTTTGAACCAGGTGTATGACATCACGCCGCTGGGCAAGCCCCGGCAGACGAATCGCGATCGGTGGGCGCAGCGTCCGGCGGTTATGCGTTACCGCGCATTCAAAGACGAGGTGCGTCTCCGCGGTGTAATGCTGCCGGAAAGCGGCTGCCGGATCACGTTTGTTATTCCCATGCCCGAAAGCTGGAGCAAGAAGAAGCGGGCAGAGCACGTCGGGCGGCCGCACCAGCAAAAACCTGACGTCGATAACCTGCATAAGGCGCTGATGGATGCCGTGTTTGAAGATGACAGCGCGGTGTGGGATGCGCGGATCACCAAAATATGGGGAGAGAGGGGGCAGATACGCATTGAGAGCATTGCCTGAACGGGAACCACAACTGATTACGACAGGAGAATCACCATGAACCTCGAAAACTCCATTAAATTTTTTGCGCCTAAGTCGCCTCAGTTAAGCGATTCTCCTCGGGCTACGGCCAGTGATAGCCTGACCATTACGGATGTGATGGCATCCTTTGGTCTCACTGAAGCGCAGGCACGCTTCGGTTTTGAGCTGTTTCTGTCAAAGCACGGCGTAACGAGTAGTGACCGCGCCGTGGAGATGCTTACTGATTTTGGCGTTAAAGAGTCGGCGCGCTACCGGGCGATCACCGAACTCGCTGAAGATACTAAACGTGAACTGGTGCAATTGCTCGCAACGTTCGCGTACCAGGATTATTCGCGCAGTGCTGCCAGCACGCGTACCTGCCCCTGCTGCAATGGCACCGGCTTCAGGGAGGCGGAAGTATTCAGCACTAAGTCGCACACGCCCTTTGTTTCCAGGGAGGTGATGAGAACCTCAATCCGCTGGGGCGTGAAGGGTGTTATTCCGTCCAGCTATGAGGTCAAACGCGATGTGCGAGAGGTTGTCCGGGCGCTTTGTACATCCTGCGGCGGGAAAGGGGAGATCAGCAACGCCTGCCGCTGCCACGGCAAAGGCCAGGTGCTCGATAAAGAGCAGAGCAATCTGCAGGGCGTCCCTGTGATGAAAACCTGCCCGAAGTGCACAGGGCGGGGCTATGCGCGGCTGCCGTCTGAGGTTGTGCGCCGCGCGGTAGGGTTTGCAGTCATGAATGTCAGTGAGCCCACCTGGCGCCGCAGCTTTAAACCGTTCTATGAGCTGTTGGTTATCCAGTGCCACCGGGAAGAATCGCACGCTGATCAGATGCTGCAGCGGGTCACCTGTAACCGCGGCGTAAACACTTTTTCGGGTTAAGATAAATCCGATGTATTGACGCCGTGACGAAAATGGCCCAATATCTCGCCAATGATGGGATTTCTGTGTGCTGTTCATCAGCAGAGAAACCGGTCAGTTGCAAAAAACTGTGAATAATTAAAAGCGCCCGCGGCCTCACCAGCCTGCGGGCGTTTTTTATTTGTATCGCCCGGGGGCGCCATGAGGCAAATAGCTGTCTGTGCGTCTGGTCCTTCCCTGACTGCAGCGGATTGCGCGCTGGTGAGTGATGCAGGCATACCACTGATTGCAGTGAACAGCAGCTGGCGCGCCGCGCCGCAGTGCCGCTTCATCTACGCTGGCGATCTGCAATGGTGGGATAAAAATCACGCTCAAATTGCCAGTGATGCGGAACGGTGGACCTGTAACCGGCGCGCTGCAGCGCGGTACGGCATTCATCTATTCGAAACGGACACATCTGGCACATTCAATTCCGGCCAGCGCGCAATCCTGTTCGCGATGAGCCTGGGTATTACAAACATCATTCTGCTCGGCTTTGACTGCTCCATCCTGAACGGCCTGCACTGGCATGGCGCGCATGAGGGCATCAGTAATCCCACAGCGGATAACATCCGCCGCTGGCATGGCGAGTTCGCACGTATCGCTGAAATGCCCGGGCGGCCGCGCATCATCAACTGCAGCCGTCAGACCAGCATTCGCTGCTTTCCCAGAGCTGAGCTGGAAGACGCCATCAGAGAAAACCATGAAACCGAAACCGCTATTCATCGACGGGATGCAGGGGCTGGGTGATTCGATTTATCAGCGCGCCTTCGTAAAACGCCTGCCGGCCGGCACCTACATCAAAACGGCGTGGCCGGAGATTTACGAAGACCTGCCGGTAAAGCCGGTACGGAGTGAAACCACGCTGCGCACCCAGCAGAAGAACGAATCGCGGTCATCTGCACTCTGGCACGAACTGCCTGAGAGCGTAGAGCGGATCCGTATCTTTTACGGACCGGCCGAACTGGAGCGAGGTTCGATTATCGACGCCATGCGCGATAAGTTCCGCGTGCAGCCCGATGGTTTCGACCTGCCTTCGCTGCTTCCGCCAAATCCCTATAGCGACAAGCCTGTGGCGGTGATTCGCCCTGCCACAGTTCGCAGTGAATGGCGCAGTGATTCCCGCAACCCGGATCCGGATTATCTGGTTCAGGCATCGCGGATTCTGCGGCAGCACTTTTTTGTTATCAGCATTGCGGATCTGGAAGAGGGCAAAGAGTGGCTGGTGGGGGAAGCGCCTGAGGCTGATTTGCAGCTTCATCGGGGCGAGCTGACATTGCGCGGCTTGATGTCTCTGGTCGAAAACGCCGCAGTGGTGGTTACTCCGGTTGGCTGGGCTCTGCCGGCGGCAATCTGCTATCGGACGCCGGTATACGTGGTTGCTGGTGGCCGTGGCGCCCATAACGCGCCCGAGATAGTCACCGATGGCACCATGAACCTGAGCAGCGTTGGCTGGGCTATGCCGGATAACTACTGCCGCTGTCACCAGTGGGACCATCAGTGCGATAAACGCATTACCGGATTCAGAGACAAATTTGAGGCCTGGCTGCATGAAAGAGTTTTATCAAAAAGTTGACAGTGAGCTGGTGTTTTTCCCTGAACTGGGAATCGGCCGCTATCCGGTGCCGCAGGAGCGCCCATACGATGCGCGTTATTTCCAGCGGTACCAGCAAATGGCGGAAACAGAAACTGGGCGCCAGCTGACTGTGTCCCGCATTGAACTGATTGCGCGCCATTATCACGGTCCCGTTCTGGACGTTGGAATCGGTGCTGGCCAGTTCGTTTCGATGCGACCGTTTACCTCAGGCTATGACGTTAATCCGGCTGGCGTTGAATGGCTGAAAGAGAAAGGGCTCTATGTTGATCTTTATTCAACGGTAAGCCCGGCGATCAGTATGTGGGATGTGCTGGAGCATATCGACGATCCGGAAGCCGCTGTGGCGCGCGCCGATGAGTTCGTATTCGTCTCAATCCCCATTTTCCGCGACAGCGCAGACATCCTGCAATCTCACCATTTCAGGAAGGATGAGCATATCTGGTACTTCACCGATGAGGGGCTGCGAAACTGGTTCCGAACGCAGGGATTTCAGTGCGTAGAGCACAACCGCATGGAGTGCGAGCTTGGCAGGCAGGGCATTGGCACATACGCCTTCCGCCGCATCAAATAAAAAACCCGCGAATTTGCGGGTTTTCTGCATCTGTGGACTGCATGGCTCGGGCTTTTCTCGTGACAAAGAAAAGTTTATCCGGGCTCGCTTATTCACGAATGGGAAAACTCCGAATTCAGTCGAGCCCCTATCAGGGGGTGGATATGAAAACTATGGCAGACAAAGTGACGACAGCTGCGGCATACACCACTTCGGGGGCAACGTTCGTCGCAGGCAGCATGTCGCTAAACGAATGGCTCGCGATCGGCGGCTTCATTCTGGCTATAGCGACATTCTGCGTGAACGTTTATTTCCAGCGTAAACGCGACCGGCGTGAGGAACGCCTTAGCCGAATGAAATGGGGGGCGCGTAGTGAGCCAGATAATCCAGATCCTTAATTTTGAGGAAGGCTATCGGGAATCGCCTTATCTCGATACACAGGGCTTTCCGACGGTGGCTGGTGGTATCCGCATCGGGCCGAAAGGTGGCAGCCTCTCCAGTTATACATTCACCGTGCCGCGCCAGGTTGGCGACGTTTGGAAACAGGTGATTGTGGATGGCAAGCTGATCCAGATGAAGGGCCGCCCGATAATTAACAACGCGCTTAACCAGTGTAATTCCGCACGTGCTGATGTGCTGCTCAGCATGGCTTATCAGATGGGGGTAGATGGTCTGGCGCTTTTCCGTGGCACGCTTTCGAGCATCACCAATGGTGATTTCGATGCGGCGGCCAATGGCATGCTTGATAGCCTATGGGCACGGCAGACGCCGGCAAGAGCGCGGCGCCACGCAGCAGTGATGCGCACCGGCACCTATGACATATACAAGGGGCTGATATGATTTTCATCATCCTGCCGCTGATCATTATTGCCGCCATTATCGCGCTGCTGCTGATCCGCAAATATACGTCTGTTGAATTTGTCGATCATGCCCGGTTGCTCTGGAAAACTTGGTCTGTCTGGCTTGGCAGCGTTGGCGCGGCGATTGGCGTCATTCTCCTGCAGTTTCCTGATGCAGCGCTGAATGCCTGGAATGCCTTACCGCCAGACCTGAAAAGCTACATTCCTCCGCACATCCTCAGCTACATCAGTCCCGCTTTGATGGGACTGGCTGTCGTCGCGCAGTATGTGCGCCAGTCTAAGCTCAAATCGCGCGCTGACGCGCTGAGGAATGGTCCATGACAGCGGTAATTTCTCTACTGGCCGGCAGCTGGCACTGGCTTGCAGCGCTGGCGGCCGTCATTGCTGCGCTGGTGGCCAGTTACTTCGGCGGTAAAAAAATCGGCGCGGTGCAGACGCAGGCGAAAGCCGATGTGAAGGCGGCGCAGGTTGAATCAAACCAGGTGGCAGCTGTGGCAAAGCAGCAGTCGCAGAACGTGGAGAAGGCAAATAGTGTTAAGCAAAACAATGCTGCTCTTAGCGATGGCGATGCTCGTGACAAGCTGCGCCGGTCGCCATTCAACAGTGACGACTGACGCGCCGGTGCGCACTGTAGATTCATTGTGCACGCTGGATAGCCCTATTCGCACCCACGGTAAAGATGCCGACGTTATGGATATAAGAACCGTCCGCGCGATCAACGACCACAACGACCTGTGGGTCAGCCTGTGCGGAGAGTCCAAATGAACTTATTCAGGGCGGCCATAGCCTGGCTGCTGACAAAACACGTCAAAGAGGAAAACAGAGTGAGTGAACCCCTGAACGATACCGCAGTACCTGAGCCAGTGATGCCTGTTGCCATTGCAGAAACCGCCGCGGCGCCAGCCGTAGCAGTTAAAGAGGGTGTGCAGGACTTTGAGAAGGCCTTGCAGTTTGTCCGTGATGGCGTGGCTAAACTTGGCGATGCAGCAGAAAGTGAGCTCATCGCGCTGGCTAAAAAATACCTGTGATTTTGCAAAAGGCGCTGCGTAGCGCCTTTGACAAAGTGACAACTTTAGAGGAACAAGATGGCAAAACCGGACTGGGGAGACCTTCAGAAACGGTTCCTGTCCGAGCATGCCAAAACCGGTATATCCCCCAAAGACTGGTGCGAAGCGCAGGAACTGAATTACTCATCTGCGCGCCGGTACATTAAAAAGCCGTCTGCGCAGCAATCTGCGCGTGAACCACTGCGCAAAAGTGCGCCTGCGCAGCGCATGTTTAGCGCAAATGCGCAGGCAGAAGCGCACGAAATTGATTTGCGCAGCTATGACCTGAACGATATGCAGATCCGGTTCGTTGAGGAGTATCTCATCGACCTGAACCGGACAGCAGCATATAAGCGCGCTGGCTATAAGGGGGAGGGCAATACAGCATACGTCAACGCCTCCCGGCTGCTAAGAAATGCTAAGGTTGCCGCTGCTGTGCGTGATGCGATGGATGCCCGCGCACGGCGCACGCAGATCACTCAGGACGCAGTGTTGCAATGGTGGTGGGACATAGCGACCGCCGATGCTACACAGTTGACCGAGCTGCACCGCTACTGTTGCCGTTACTGCTGGGGCTTCGGCCACAACTATCAGTGGCGGGATATGGTCGAGTTCGAAGAGAAGCGCATGGAGGCGATCGAGAAAAAGCAGCGGCCACCGGTGGACACCGGCGGTTATGGCTATGACGCGCTTGTCGATCCAAACCCAGAATGCCCTCGCTGTAACGGTCTTGGACTGAGCCGCCCGGTTTTTCATGACACACGCGATGCGTCTGGCGCTGCGCGCCGGCTGTTCGCCGGTATCAAAGAGGGTAAGTTCGGGCTTGAAATCATCACTCGTAATCAGGATGAGGCGCTTAAGATGGTCGCCCAGCATCTTGGAATGCTGAAGAGCAAAACAGAAATAAGCGGCCCTGAGGGCGGCCCAATCCAAACCGAGCAGGTTTCGCTGTCATCAGAGGAGGCCGCGGAGCTTTACCGCAAGATGATGGGGTAACTGCTGAAAACAGCTGTTTCGTTGTATTTTAAGGCTATGCATTTTCGGGCCTGTTTTATGCACCGTTTATGCAGTCCGTTTTCAGCTGGCAAGCGTCGTAATCCTTAATAAATAAGCGTTTCGGCGCGATATTCGCGCGAGGGCTGATCCGGCGGGGCGGGTAATGTCCCTTATGTTAAATAGAGCAAATTTCTGGATTTTTTCATGCCCATCCCCTTCCCGTTCGATTTTAAGAATCCTGACTATGGGCAGGTGTTCGAATGGCGGATGGAGCGGCTGCAGCGTATCCGCGCTAACCCTGAAGTGCTGCCGGCGCTACGGACTTTTTACCGCGACGATCCGGCTCAGTTCATCATTGACTGGGGCATCACTACCGACCCGCGAAACCTCGATTTCGGGCTGCCCGTTTCCATCCCGTTCCTGCTGTTCCCAAAACAGGAGGAGTGGATCCACTGGATAATGGACCGCCGCGGCAACCATGAAAACGGCATCACCGAGAAAAGCCGCGAGATGGGGCTGAGCTGGACATCAATCGGCCTGGCCTGTGCGATGTGCCTTTTCAACAAAGAAATGGTGATCGGCTTCGGCTCGCGCAAAGAGGAGTATGTCGACAGCACCGGCGACCCGAAAGCGCTGTTCTGGAAAGCGCGTAAATTCGTGGAGATGCTGCCGGTGGAGTTTCGCGGCGACTGGAACGCAAAGAAGCACGCGCCATACATGCGCGTTGAGTTCCCGACAACCGGCGCTGTTCTGAAGGGTGAGGCCGGCGACAACATCGGGCGCGGTGACCGCACCACACTTTATTTCGTGGATGAGGCAGCGTTCCTGCAGCGTCCCATGCTGATTGAGGCATCGCTGTCGCAGACGACCCGCTGCCGTATCGACCTATCGTCGGTCAACGGTATGGCGAACCCGTTCGCGCAGAAGCGCCACGGCGGCCGCATACCGGTATTCACGTTTCACTGGCGCAGCGATCCGCGCAAAGATGACGAGTGGTACCGGCGCGAGTGCGAGAAAATCGACAACCCTGTGGTGGTAGCTCAGGAACTGGACCTCAACTATGCAGCATCCGCCGAGGGCGTGCTGATCCCCAGCGACTGGGTGCAGGCCGCTATCGATGCGCACATCAAACTGGGCGTTGAGCCCACCGGCAAACGCCTGGGCGCGATGGACGTGGCCGATGAAGGCCGCGATAAAAACGCATTTTCCACGCGTCATGGCTTCCTGCTGGAAAACGTGCGCGAGTGGTCCGGCGTCGGCAGCGACATCTACGGGTCGGTGGAAAAGGTGTTCGGCTACTGCGAAGAGGACCGCCTCGAGGAGTTCCGTTTTGATGAAGATGGCCTCGGCGCCGGTGTTCGCGGCGACGCGCGCGCCATCAACGAACTGCGGAAGGCAGCCCGGCGGCCAATGATTCTGGCCACGCCGTTTCGCGGCAGCGGCGCGGTATTCGATCCGGATGATGAGGCGGTGCGCGGTGACAATGGCCAGGCGGCGCGTCTGAATAAGGATTTCTTCGCAAACGCCAAAGCACAGAGCTGGTGGTACCTGCGCAAGCTGTTCCAGAACACCTACCGTGCCGTAGTTGAGGGCATGGCTTTCAACCCTGACGAAATCATCTCGATCAGCAGCAAAATGGCGAATAAGGACAAGCTCGTGATCGAGCTGTCACAGCCGACCTATTCAATCAACGGAGTGGGCAAAATCATCGTGGATAAGCAGCCGGACGGCACGAAGTCGCCGAACCTGGCTGACTCCGTGATGATTAGCTACGCGCCAATGAACACCGATCTGGACATCTGGATGCGCCTGTAACGAGGAAACGATGGCACGAAAAAATAGTGGTGGCGCCGCGCGAACTCCTCAGGCGACCGCGGACAGCTACGACAACTTTATGGCGCGTGTTGGTATGCAGCAGCCGAACCAGCATGCTGCATCGACCTACCGCGCCAACTTCACCAGCCGCAACCGGCTGCAGATTGAATGGGCATATCGCTCATCGGCGATCATCGGCTCCGCGGTTGATGCCGTGGCCGACGATATGACTCGTAAGGGCGTACGCATAACATCGGAAATCGACCCGAAAGCGCGCGGCGTCATCGAGTCATTGTTCGACGAGCTGGAGATCTGGGATCGCCTCAACGACACGATTAAGTGGTCACGCCTTTATGGCGGTGCTGTTGGCTTCATCATGATAGAGGGGCAGGCGCCGTTTACCCCGCTGCGGCTTGAGACTGTCGGCGAAGGTAAATTCAAGGGCATTCTGCCGCTCGATCGCTGGATGATTAACCCAAACCTGCAGCGCCGCATTAAAGAAATGGGGCCGAACCTGGGCAAGCCCGAGCGTTACGATGTGGTGACAACGGCCAGCGGGATTCCCGCGTGGAGTATTCACCACAGCCGCCTGATCCGCTTCGATGGTGTCACGCTGCCGTATCAGCAGGCGCAGACAGAAAACGAGTGGGGTATGTCGGTGATTGAGCGCATCTGGGACCGCCTGACAGCGTTCGACAGCGCCACAATGGGCGCCGCGCAGCTGGTATACAAAGCGCACCTGCGAACCTACAAGGTGAAGAAGTTGCGCGAGCTGATCGCTCTCGGTGGCCCGGCATATGAAGCGCTGCTGAAAAACATGGACATGATTCGCCTTTTCCAGAGCAATGAAGGCCTGACGCTCATGGACGGCGAGGATGTTTTTGAAACCCACCAGTATTCATTCGCCGGCCTGGACGACGTGATAAGCCAGTTCGCCGAGCAGATCAGCGGCGCGACCGGCATTCCGCTGGTGCGCCTTTTCGGCCAGTCCCCGAAAGGTTTCTCGACCGGAGATGCGGATCTGGCCAACTACTATGATGGCATCGGCACCCAGCAGGAGCGCCGGCTGCGGCAGCCGCTTCGCAAACTGTTTGACGTGATGTACCGATCGGAGCTTGGCCAGCCGCTGCCGGACGATTTCACGTTCGAGTTTAACCCGCTGTGGCAGATGTCGGACGTTGACCGCTCCACGGTTGCGGTGAACACCGTTAACGCTATCAGCACCGCTTTAAACGATGGGCTGATGTCGCGCAAAGCGGCGATGACCGATCTGCGCGAAGCCTCTGACGTTACCGGCATTGGCGCATCAATTACCGATGAGGACATCAACGATGCCGAAGAAGAAGACCCGCCAGGCATCGGAGAGATTGACGACCCAGAACCGGTCAAAGCAGGCGGAGATCCGGTATCAAACGAGCCTACGCAAGATAGCGCGAGCCGTGGGCGACATAGTCGATGGCCGTTACGATGGTTCAAACGATAGCGTCCTGGAAATCATGGATGCGCTGGAGCGATACAGCGACATCATTGATGGCTGGGCCCACCGCGTAGCGACTGATTTTGCGCTGGAGGTGGCCCGGCAGAACGATAAAGAATGGCGGCAGCACAGCCAGTACATCAGCGCCGAACTGCGCCACATCGTTATGAACACTCCGGTCGGCCAGGTGATGCAGAGCATCGTCGCCGAACAGGTGAAGTACATCAAATCGCTTCCTCTCGAGGCAGCCGACCGCATCTACGACATCCAGAACAAGGCGATTGAGGCAGTGGTGGCTGGTGGCCGCGCTGAACCTTTCGCCAAAGAAATAGCAGCATCAGGTGACGTAGCGGCTTCCCGCGCGCGGCTCATAGCGCGCACCGAGATAGGCCGCGCATCTACAGCGCTGACGCAGGCGCGCTCACTGGCGCTGGGCTCGACTGGCTACATCTGGCGCACCGCTG encodes the following:
- a CDS encoding CII family transcriptional regulator, which codes for MDSNTTSRNKARDIESEIVSRIAAQGVTAVAKKLGVDKSQVSRWQSRGGLVEKASCLLAAIGYEQPAGMVIFKGDETGQLAQCLIGMLDHLRTQGGEAGE
- a CDS encoding DUF4222 domain-containing protein; translation: MNERFVQTSKKYRDRRGIVVHVLGYDRQERRVLFRRPDYPHECCVPKWYFERYFREFEGEG
- a CDS encoding replication protein yields the protein MSNTAEIINFNAHKEREEQRVADTDDGYSRLANMLLEEYAGADLTKRQFKVLLAVLRLTYGWNKKMDRISDSQIASIAKLPVKRCNEAKLQLVSMNILIQQGRQFGPNKNVSEWRIPQNEGESPKSGDKKSLNLGERYPSKQGDTKDIIPKTVNTDPPKSPRGEFSEEVLSQAKQVLEYYNQVTGSACRSAEAFAVLLTERAARDAYTVADLQLVIRWVAQTWKRRNGTVAKPANICRVNRFDGYLADATVWSQNAVDIDCAAVVDAWNEITAGRLAAAELDRDRENAIRALVGHMTKKDVEAFRKYFSAFMADARDFHFGGPDGTGWRASFDYLMQPRTLRAVREGTL
- a CDS encoding replicative DNA helicase, coding for MIDLYVEASVCGALLIGGLTPDAQDVLSTVHPEAFSHPFYQRLYREIRRHASHHKMIDSLLVAESMGDEPGTFADVMEAAKSTPTARNIKGYAKKLNEMYCIRSFTRLMEENYDSITRAVNSERALESIQEFTRQLSVINRPADEVVPQQIGELLDGYMDVLEKRVSDGDESYTVKTGIEPLDNITGGLNDTDLIIIAARPGMGKTELALKISEAVANRTVTLGSEQLKRGVLIFSMEMQGQQIVERQLANASSVSVSMLRKANHLNDEDWGRISMGIQRLANLDVWVVDATNLTIEQIRAVATRHKNRYPGTSLIMADYLQLIEKPIAERNDLAVGAVSRGLKVMAMELKTPVVCLSQLSRDVEKRPNKRPVNADLRDSGSIEQDADGIWFIYRDGVYNPDSPASDIAEIIVGKNRHGPQGVAFQKFYNGHFQDIDQMEAAQLAHERPARGEATMRRDF
- a CDS encoding RusA family crossover junction endodeoxyribonuclease codes for the protein MNQVYDITPLGKPRQTNRDRWAQRPAVMRYRAFKDEVRLRGVMLPESGCRITFVIPMPESWSKKKRAEHVGRPHQQKPDVDNLHKALMDAVFEDDSAVWDARITKIWGERGQIRIESIA
- a CDS encoding antitermination protein; this encodes MNLENSIKFFAPKSPQLSDSPRATASDSLTITDVMASFGLTEAQARFGFELFLSKHGVTSSDRAVEMLTDFGVKESARYRAITELAEDTKRELVQLLATFAYQDYSRSAASTRTCPCCNGTGFREAEVFSTKSHTPFVSREVMRTSIRWGVKGVIPSSYEVKRDVREVVRALCTSCGGKGEISNACRCHGKGQVLDKEQSNLQGVPVMKTCPKCTGRGYARLPSEVVRRAVGFAVMNVSEPTWRRSFKPFYELLVIQCHREESHADQMLQRVTCNRGVNTFSG
- a CDS encoding methyltransferase domain-containing protein, producing the protein MKEFYQKVDSELVFFPELGIGRYPVPQERPYDARYFQRYQQMAETETGRQLTVSRIELIARHYHGPVLDVGIGAGQFVSMRPFTSGYDVNPAGVEWLKEKGLYVDLYSTVSPAISMWDVLEHIDDPEAAVARADEFVFVSIPIFRDSADILQSHHFRKDEHIWYFTDEGLRNWFRTQGFQCVEHNRMECELGRQGIGTYAFRRIK
- a CDS encoding phage holin, producing MKTMADKVTTAAAYTTSGATFVAGSMSLNEWLAIGGFILAIATFCVNVYFQRKRDRREERLSRMKWGARSEPDNPDP
- a CDS encoding terminase small subunit; translation: MAKPDWGDLQKRFLSEHAKTGISPKDWCEAQELNYSSARRYIKKPSAQQSAREPLRKSAPAQRMFSANAQAEAHEIDLRSYDLNDMQIRFVEEYLIDLNRTAAYKRAGYKGEGNTAYVNASRLLRNAKVAAAVRDAMDARARRTQITQDAVLQWWWDIATADATQLTELHRYCCRYCWGFGHNYQWRDMVEFEEKRMEAIEKKQRPPVDTGGYGYDALVDPNPECPRCNGLGLSRPVFHDTRDASGAARRLFAGIKEGKFGLEIITRNQDEALKMVAQHLGMLKSKTEISGPEGGPIQTEQVSLSSEEAAELYRKMMG
- a CDS encoding TerL protein, yielding MPIPFPFDFKNPDYGQVFEWRMERLQRIRANPEVLPALRTFYRDDPAQFIIDWGITTDPRNLDFGLPVSIPFLLFPKQEEWIHWIMDRRGNHENGITEKSREMGLSWTSIGLACAMCLFNKEMVIGFGSRKEEYVDSTGDPKALFWKARKFVEMLPVEFRGDWNAKKHAPYMRVEFPTTGAVLKGEAGDNIGRGDRTTLYFVDEAAFLQRPMLIEASLSQTTRCRIDLSSVNGMANPFAQKRHGGRIPVFTFHWRSDPRKDDEWYRRECEKIDNPVVVAQELDLNYAASAEGVLIPSDWVQAAIDAHIKLGVEPTGKRLGAMDVADEGRDKNAFSTRHGFLLENVREWSGVGSDIYGSVEKVFGYCEEDRLEEFRFDEDGLGAGVRGDARAINELRKAARRPMILATPFRGSGAVFDPDDEAVRGDNGQAARLNKDFFANAKAQSWWYLRKLFQNTYRAVVEGMAFNPDEIISISSKMANKDKLVIELSQPTYSINGVGKIIVDKQPDGTKSPNLADSVMISYAPMNTDLDIWMRL